From Tachysurus fulvidraco isolate hzauxx_2018 chromosome 10, HZAU_PFXX_2.0, whole genome shotgun sequence, one genomic window encodes:
- the LOC113648730 gene encoding uncharacterized protein LOC113648730 yields the protein MAEFEEIIEGIDEVLEGAEEGMEELSEEAQEALRSEIAATRTVIEELSTTQSKLQEFLSTLSDCVSTVAKFTAKNIAIGAILWGVNVALNKLLPHGQSETHKRMSNVIKALSDVISTETKINQKALDWMKIHKDDTICLEGIELPMEAILSKYLTPIEQATEDAQTIAKSLQETVDGKIQFKCPTAYNMKKFMEVTEVFIKAFSNLLTFIKEKEEKVEALKSFPVKEGDLKDLTAKLYVAMALPLWD from the exons ATGGCTGAATTTGAAGAGATCATTGAGGGAATTGATGAAGTGTTAGAAGGAGCAGAGGAAGGTATGGAGGAACTATCTGAAGAAGCACAAGAAGCACTAAGAAGTGAAATCGCTGCAACCCGCACTGTGATCGAAGAGCTTTCTACAACCCAGAGTAAGCTCCAAGAGTTCCTTTCAACCCTCAGTGATTGTGTTTCTACAGTGGCCAAGTTCACTGCCAAAAATATAGCGATTGGCGCCATCCTTTGGGGGGTAAATGTCGCTTTAAACAAGCTTCTTCCACACGGTCAATCAGAAACCCACAAGCGCATGAGTAATGTAATAAAGGCCTTGAGTGATGTGATCAGTACTGAAACCAAGATAAACCAGAAGGCACTGGACTGGATGAAGATCCACAAGGATGACACCATCTGTCTGGAAGGAATTGAACTGCCAATGGAAGCCATTCTCTCTAAATACCTCACACCTATAGAACAA gCCACTGAAGATGCACAAACCATCGCTAAGTCCCTTCAAGAAACTGTTGATGGGAAAATTCAGTTTAAATGTCCAACAGCATACAACATGAAAAAATTTATGGAAGTTACTGAAGTGTTCATCAAGGCCTTCAGTAATCTCCTTACCTTCATtaaggagaaagaagagaaggttGAAGCACTGAAGAGCTTCCCAGTAAAAGAGGGAGATCTTAAGGATCTAACAGCAAAGCTCTATGTGGCCATGGCTTTACCACTGTGGGATTAA